The proteins below come from a single Verrucomicrobiota bacterium genomic window:
- a CDS encoding AAA family ATPase — MRLLHFIEIENFKRFGGLQRVELDHPAVLIGPNNCGKTSAIQAIALWSQAIKTWLDAKQETTAKERQATALNRLAITAVPVRKTRYFWHNTRVHSGRESVPMSITVGLFWKGQVVRVKLKFRHQGDELVYCTPDEPVLADLELLRHAASINVELLYPMSGLTTEEPVLKSGRINVLLGQGETAQVLRNLCLIVARENPADWAKVAGLMRRLFSVELGIPEETARGAIELFYQQSGVKEKLDVAVAGRGFQQLLLVFAYLFSHKRSVLLIDEPDAHLEILRQKQVYVLLREIAHDNGSQVVLVTHSEVILDEALDHNLTLLLEGKTEDLAAKTAIRNALKHYGAEHYVKARERGYVLYVEGSTDVDMLRVLAERTGHPVATIWDERVNAYYVQDNFPETSLASELERVEGGFGVTPKTHFFSLRGLLPQLRGVAILDNDGKGRIGSEECGLFITYWQRYEAENYFITPELLAAYATGVYQDMDLFDGHRLAIQKVLDDLTREQIFGGSERDFNVYRQAAPEAARLIWETKTERQKLSTFAEEFFRRLAAQVSLPMLLRKGELHRLVAMAEPARIPDEVKAKLDLLETLFRAVNPPDVLTTE, encoded by the coding sequence ATGCGTCTGCTACATTTTATCGAGATCGAAAACTTTAAACGCTTCGGCGGCCTCCAGCGCGTGGAATTGGACCACCCGGCGGTTTTGATCGGCCCGAATAACTGCGGCAAGACCAGCGCCATCCAGGCGATCGCACTATGGTCGCAGGCGATCAAGACCTGGTTGGATGCCAAACAGGAAACGACCGCCAAGGAACGGCAAGCCACCGCGCTCAACCGGTTGGCCATCACCGCCGTGCCAGTGCGGAAAACGCGCTATTTTTGGCATAACACCCGGGTCCATTCCGGCCGCGAAAGTGTGCCGATGTCCATCACGGTCGGGCTTTTCTGGAAGGGGCAGGTGGTGCGGGTCAAGTTAAAGTTCCGCCACCAAGGGGACGAGTTGGTTTATTGCACTCCGGACGAACCGGTGCTGGCGGACCTGGAGCTTTTAAGACATGCGGCGAGCATTAATGTCGAGTTGCTCTACCCCATGTCTGGACTCACAACCGAGGAGCCGGTGCTCAAGTCGGGCCGGATCAATGTCCTGCTCGGCCAGGGAGAAACCGCCCAAGTGCTGCGCAACCTGTGTCTGATCGTGGCGCGGGAGAATCCGGCCGATTGGGCGAAGGTCGCCGGCTTAATGCGGCGTTTGTTTTCCGTTGAACTCGGAATACCCGAGGAAACCGCCCGGGGTGCCATCGAACTTTTTTACCAACAGTCCGGTGTGAAGGAGAAACTCGATGTCGCTGTGGCCGGACGCGGCTTCCAACAGTTACTGCTGGTTTTCGCCTACTTGTTCTCCCATAAGCGGAGTGTTCTCCTGATTGACGAACCGGACGCGCATTTGGAAATCCTCCGCCAGAAGCAGGTGTATGTGCTGCTGCGTGAAATCGCGCATGACAACGGCTCGCAAGTAGTGCTGGTGACGCATTCGGAAGTCATTCTGGATGAAGCGCTGGATCATAACCTCACACTGCTCTTGGAGGGTAAGACGGAGGACCTGGCCGCAAAAACGGCCATTCGTAATGCGCTCAAACACTACGGAGCGGAACACTATGTCAAAGCGCGCGAACGGGGTTATGTGCTCTATGTGGAGGGCAGTACGGACGTGGATATGCTCCGGGTGTTGGCCGAGCGCACTGGGCATCCGGTGGCAACAATCTGGGATGAGCGGGTCAATGCCTATTACGTGCAGGACAACTTTCCAGAGACTTCTCTCGCCAGTGAGTTGGAGCGTGTTGAAGGCGGTTTTGGCGTCACCCCCAAAACTCATTTCTTCAGTTTGCGCGGCCTGCTGCCTCAGCTTCGTGGGGTGGCCATCCTCGATAATGACGGCAAGGGACGAATCGGAAGCGAAGAATGCGGGTTGTTTATCACCTATTGGCAGCGTTACGAGGCCGAAAACTATTTCATCACGCCGGAATTGCTCGCCGCCTACGCAACTGGTGTCTATCAGGACATGGACCTGTTTGACGGCCACCGCCTCGCGATCCAAAAGGTGCTGGACGACTTGACGCGTGAACAAATTTTTGGCGGCTCCGAGCGTGATTTTAACGTGTACCGGCAGGCCGCGCCGGAGGCTGCCCGGTTGATTTGGGAGACAAAAACCGAACGGCAGAAGCTCAGCACCTTTGCCGAAGAGTTCTTCCGCCGACTTGCGGCTCAGGTCAGTCTGCCGATGCTGTTGCGCAAAGGGGAGCTGCACCGCTTGGTGGCTATGGCGGAACCCGCCCGGATTCCTGACGAAGTTAAAGCGAAGCTGGATCTTTTGGAAACGTTGTTTCGTGCCGTCAACCCACCAGACGTATTGACAACGGAATAA